TTCCGGCCCCATTTCGGTGCCTTGCCCAAGGTTTACTAATTGTGCATCTGCAGAACTCGAGTAGGAATGAACGAAAACGCTTCTAACAAATGCCTGGAGCATTCTACTAGGCCCTCCAAGTACAGTAGCTCTTTTCATGCTTAGCAAGATGTTTTAGCAGCCCAGCAAGATGTTACCTCGATCCTAGTTTAATACATTTAGGCTCAAACAAGACCACTGGTCGGACACTACAGCCCTAGGGAGGATAAAAAGACTTCGCATCGTAATTACACCGAGGCGTGATGGTCCTGGCCATTATCCCTtccagagaatcttaaaaaacgACCCGGACACCACGCAGGAGTCAGAGTCATGAATCTGCAGGCACATGCCACGCGAACCCTCCCCAGGGGGAGGCTTTCGAGGGAAGAGGCCTGGGCCCCAGTGCAAACACGAAAACATGCGAATCGGACGTACAGCGCCTCCCTCTGACCCGCCAACTACCCGCGCAAATCTAAGAGGCCCGCGAAGCAGCCACCGCAGCGCCCGAGACGCGCGCAGGACGCGCGGCGTAAGGAGGAAGAGGACTCGGCGGCCGACCTGGGCGTCTCTGGGTGGCTACCGGCGACGCGTGGAACGCTGGGGCGGGTGGCGTCACATCCGCCGGCCCGCCATCTTGTTCCCAGGGGCAGTTGGCGGAAGAGATCGCGCTCCCAGGCCGCCGGCTCGCCTTCTGCCGTGAGTTCTCGCGGCCAGCGTCTCGGCGTCTGCTCGCCCCCCGGAGTCCATTTGTCGGCGTCCTCGTCGCCCTCCCTCACCGGGCTGGGGCACAGCGAGGCGGCCCCTCTCTCCCGACGGCGTTCCATGGAGTAGGGTCCGGGACCGTTGTCCCGAAGAGCGAGATCGAGCttggccccctccccccctcctttctccctccttccttccgcTGCAACATGGCTAACAACAGCCCCGCGCTGACAGGCAACTCGCAGCCGCAGCACCAGGCGGCCGCGGCcgcagcccagcagcagcagcagcagccgtgCGGCGGCGGAGCCCCCACCAAGCCGGCGGTCTCGGGCAAGCAGGGCAATGTGCTGCCGCTCTGGGGCAACGAGAAGACTATGAACCTCAACCCCATGATATTGACCAATATCCTGTCGTCGCCTTACTTCAAAGTGCAGCTCTACGAGCTCAAGACCTACCACGAGGTGGTGGACGAGATCTACTTTAAGGTACGACGCGCCTAGGCCTGGGTTGGGGTTAAGTTCGGAGGAGGGAGCGCGGAGGGAACGGGCGGAGGCGGCCCCCGAGATCTGAAGATTGGTGGATAGGGGTAAGGTTCGGTGGGTGGAGGGAGCGGTGGCCTGTAGTCCGCCAGGGAGAGGTCAGACGGGGGCCGCCCTCGtttccttttcacatttttaaggGGGCCGGGAGAGCCCGCCGCTGTCGATCTCTCGcacctcctgcccaccccaggggGGAGCTGGACGAGAAGGGTAGGGGAGAGCCAAAAAGGGTAATTGTGGCCTCTCCAGTTCGCAGCTTTAAAATCATTCCTTTTGATGCGGATCTAGTCCGCGCCAACTTGTTGGTGCTTCTCCCGCTCACCCCGAGTCAGGGCGTGTATTGACAGCAATGTTGGCCTCGTGTCGTTGGTATTCTCTGACGAGACAGGGAAGTGGTCGGTgcgagtggggtgggagggtggagggtggagaggtgCCAGTACAAGAGGTGTAACAGAAGGCCTGGAAATTTTCCCAGCAGGAAGTCAGGAGTGAGTGGTCTCAGTTACCTGTGCATTGGGCTTATGAGAATTATCTGGGCCCTGGGCTTCTGCGGCAGGGTCGGTGCTGGCTTGGCTGTGCTGGGGAGCTCACCTGGCGCCTCCTCACTGCACTCTTGTCTCAGTTCTTGTTTCGTTAGCAGGATTGACTCAGTCTTGCAGCGAGGCTCGGAGCAGCCCAGGGTCGCAGGTAGAGGTATGCACTATTAATCATGCTCAATCGCCATAAATGCATTTCCCTGGGTTAAATGAACGGCTAATTACATTACTTTGGCCATTGGTTTTGGTCTTTTAACAACTAGATAGACTTTCTCCACTTGCCTGCAAATTATGTAGTGTGAAGAAAATATCTTCCAGGCCGGGCCTCCTAAGGTTAAAtgttaaagaatatttataatagccttaccgatctttaaatattttgggtaGAGTACCTAATGTAATACAATTCGTTTTGTCTAGATTGACTCTTTTAAAACACTTGACAGACCACAAAGTATTTTCTGTGAGCTGAACATATCTGTAGAGATGTTAACGagtgtaaattttttaaatttgccgTTAGCTTATGATTTGTTCACCTTTTCCCCAAGTAAATGACTAGGTtattgaaggattttttttttttttttagatcagttGCTTTCAATAGAAAATCATTTTGAGAATACAGTTCAACTGTGGGTATAAAatgtacactgaaattttgataaccTCTTGCAAGAGTATTATAATACTCTAActagttttttagtttttaaaggtaAGGGGTTTTTTCAGCATGGTTCAGTGTGGTGAATATTCAGCCCTTAGCTTTATTTAGTAGTCAACTTCAAACAGTCGAAAAAAGGGTTCTTGCTCTTTTTGTGGCAGGTTCTATGTAAGATCAGGCAGATGTTAATGTGATAGAAAAAAAGcttgttttctaatttcaaatTCTGTGTTTTGAAAGGACTTCAGATTCTactagaaattatttaaatttagttaTAAAACTAAAGCCTCAGGTTTTCTCAGGGAAGTCCAATTTGCTTTGCAGCCGCCCCTTTGGCTAGCCTTCACCGAACCGGAACATCTTTTATGCAGCAAGCTGCGGGGGAAGGAAATGAAACCGTAaagccctgcagccctgcaggGGTCAGCTGAGCAAAACAGTGTAGTGCTTCAGGGTTAAATGTCCGCTTTTCTGTCCGAAGCCACCGAAAAAGCCTAAAATGTAACTGACCATGGTAGATGGAAATAGTTTTAGAAATACATAGTGGAAGAACAggatttagttttgtttttaagaaacagtGGATCTTATCTTTCCAAAAGGCCTTCTTAAGTTACATCTTTTGTAGAGCTAattttttttggttatattttaggTAAAGTATGTGGTTTTTATAGGGTCCCCACTTTAGCAGAGATGATACTGAATCTTTGGGTATACTTGGTGTAATAAGTAATCACATTTATTCAATTTTTCATACAGTTTATATTCTGGGGGGAAATGAATTGGTTCACATAATTAGGTTGACAGTGAATTATACATTGACCAACCAGAATGATCAGGATAGGTGTGGTCTCTGTGATTTCATCTTTAGTCAGGAATGAATATAATGTCCGATCGTggtaaaaactatgaataaaatgccATAATTATGCATCAGAAATAACTTGTTATTGTTTTAGCATACTTTCTTCaggtcatttttctttattttaacattgAATTTTAAATCACCGTAAAATGGAACTATTGAGgttattataaaaagaatttttaataaatacttaatacTTTCTGCTTTAAGTGGGagtttacattcatttttaaatgagactttttacttttttaagcaaCTCATAAAAAGCTATAAAGTTGGTATGTTATCACATATTTTTTTACAAGTAAATGAGACTGGAAATGATTTGGCTCCACGTGTACCAGCTCCTTACAAAGCCAATGGGGTTTCTGCTCCGTAAAGCTGTTGAGATTTTATTCAACCCTAGTGGCTTTATTAGTGCTCTTTAAATACCAAgctggtttttttaaagatgatttacATACTTAAtgtgtgtaaataaaataaatacatcagtCAAAATATTCTAAACTTTTAGAAGAACTGCTGTGTTATGCACTTGGGTTTACTTTAATCATACTTGTAAAAATTTGAAGTATGAATGTTTGCTGTGTTCCTCTTTTCTATTTTCAGGTCACACATGTCGAACCGTGggagaaaggaagcaggaagaCAGCGGGCCAGACAGGGATGTGCGGAGGGGTAAGTAGAAGTACGtgcattttttcagtttttctgtgtCTGATAATAAGTTTATATTTATGTCAGTTACACACTCAAATGACAAGTAGTTGGCAAATCTTAGaagttcagttttgtttgttttttttaatataaattaaagtgTCCTATGAATGGGGttagaaacatttgtttttttatgctCCATTCGCAGTTCTGGATTGTATCTTGTTAATAACACCTATCAGGATTAATGAATTGGTGTTAAGTAActtcattaattattttactgctttttaaaaattttcccctTGAAGGTTCGTGGTGTTGGAACAGGAGGAATTGTTTCTACAGCCTTCTGCCTGTTATACAAGTTATTTACCCTGAAGTTAACTCGCAAGCAAGTGATGGGTCTCATAACGCACACAGACTCTCCGTATATTAGAGCCCTTGGATTCATGTACATAAGGTGAGTATGCATTTATCCCCGTTTTCAATGAGTATCGCATTTTAATTCACATCAGCCTAACCGGTCTTTTGTAATTCTAGGTACACACAGCCCCCTACAGACCTCTGGGACTGGTTTGAATCCTTCCTTGATGACGAAGAGGTATGTCAGCAAGGGTAAtaattagttttcttttgattactttcatgtttttaatatattttatttattggacATCTAGTGTCTTCCAGAATTTTCtgtagttaaatttatttcactcgtattttttgaatttttactaAGACTTGGTGAATTGTATATATTTCTTAAGTTTtatatcctcatttaaaaaatattttttaatgactatTAAGACTTTTGTCTTTCTGATTATGTTATGTGTGTGGTATTGATCTCGACTTGTGTAGTCAGTAGTGAATTTTTAAGGTGGACCGAGCTCAAGATTGAAGAGATAAGATATGCACATGGAATACTAATTAGCTTTTTTCCCAGAACTTTTTAGTTCTTTATCCTCTAACTTCTTCCAAGTACTAATATTCTCGCTTGCAAAGAAGTATAGGATTGAAGAGCTGGATGGGGCTTAAGCAGGCTGAGAGTTAAGATGGCTTATTCAAGGTGACCAAAATACTCTAATTCTAGCTTCCTGACTCCTAGTGTAATATACATATTCACACAGCTAGCAAACCTTTTCTTTGaactacttttttttattattataaatttagtTTACCATTCAAGCTTAACAAGAGTGAGCTTGTTGTATATGTTCAGAAAACAAAAGTTACTTTGGAAAACTTTACTTTGTCAGGTTTAAGTCATACATGTATTATTAATATGCTTACATTGTGAAGCCCAAGAACTCAAAAGAGACTTAATAATGGGCTGTATTGTCCACATACATACCCTTACCACTGCTTTGTATTCTCAGGTTCATAAGTAAACTTTGagtgtttttactttattttttaagcattgTCTTCTTTTGCCTTTAAGAGCCAGCCCTGTACTCAGGGCAGCCCTTCTAAGCTGAGAGGGAGACTGTGAGTGTCCTGCCAGCCCTCCCCCACTGCAGCGAAGCACAGGGGAGCGAAGAAAACCTAGGCCGGGACAAGTCAGAGGCCTGTTCCTAAAGTTTATCCAAAGAAGTTGTTGAATCGAAGGATAGTTGTAGCTGAAATTTTTGTAGTGTGTTTCTATTATGTGTACACCTGAAAAAGTCTCACTTGTATaaacatggaatttttttttaactatcctttatttatttattttttagagagagggggagggagaaagagggagagaagcatcgatcagttgcctgtcCTATGTGCCCCATCTGGGAACCGAAcccgcagcctaggcatgtgccctgacctggaattgaaccagtgacctttcactttgcagaatgatgcccaaccaactgagttgcactggtcagggcaaacaTGGAAatttttgtctgcatttttttttttggcctgttTCCTCAGCTGTTCAATATctcaaaagaagcaaaaagtaTGTGTTAGGCAATAAACCACaatctttaaacaatttttttctttttagaggagATTTTTTGAGGCTGAAACACTTCTCCTTTGTAGATTTAAGAAGCATGTCCCTCTCAGACTTGGTATCGTATTAGGTTTCTGAGTGCTTCTGGGTGGtgtctttttaattgtatttacaaACCTGAGGATCTCTATTTAAGCTAActtattgttttcttccttagatATCTGCAGCGATTATATTTGGAAATACTGTATATCTGAACACTTAAATGTGTGTGAGTGCAAGCAGTTTTACCTTGAGCTCTTGTTTCCCTGTGTAGATAACAAATCTCACTTTCCTTGTGTGCTTGCACTGTAGGTTTGGGACTGACAATAGCTGACTAACATGTCCTGAGCTGTGAGAGGGCATAGCAAGAAGGCCTTCATGCGGTAATGACCCTTTTCAGAGACAACGGTCATCCTGGATTATGCGTTTCCAATgatttgtccatttatttattttctacatgaCTCTAAATTAGAAACCTCACTGCTTCATGGCAGTTGGTTTGCTATTGCTTCCAGTGTTATTAGGGCTTCATTTTATACTAGACCTGTTAAAAGATAGTCCGTAGACAGGCATTGTCTTAAGTAGTTCATATGTAGCCAGGTCACAGTGCCAGGGACGATGTGTGCAAACGTTTCCACAGACGTACATGCATACTTAGGTATTCTGTGGAATGCAAATTTAAGCCGATTGTTCCGCATAGTTAGTAATGATGTGAGGGGCTGTTTCGTATTCTTAACTGAGTGAGGTCAGTTCTCCTCATGCCCAGGAAGTTGCAGGGCGTGTTCGCACCTGCATGCACACACTTAAGCCCAAGTATTTCTCTGTCATTCATTACGAGATTAGAAGGGTACACAAATTAAAATTGTTCTGTTAGGATTCGTTTTGTATTTGAGATTCCAAAGATGGTAATTTTTTATAGTGTCACGTGTGTGTTGAAATAATTGTGTGACCGCGAGGGAACCTTCTGTGTGTCTCAGGACCTAGATGTGAAGGCCGGCGGGGGCTGCGTGATGACCATCGGGGAGATGCTGCGGTCTTTTCTCACTAAGCTGGAGTGGTTTTCAACCCTGTTTCCAAGGATCCCGGTTCCAGTTCAGAAGAATATTGACCAGCAGATAAAGACCCGGCCTAGGAAAatcaagaaagatgggaaggaaggcGCTGAGGAAATAGACAGACATGTTGAACGCAGGCGTTCGAGGTAATGTGACTCTTCAattaagcttattttaaaaacacaccttTATACAGAGGTCTTTGAGAGTCAGTGGCAAGTTCTGTTTATAGTGTTTATTTTGAGTTTGTCACTTTTTCTTCCAAAGGTTATTTTCTGCCTTTCATGACATTTTCAACAAAATTACCTATCTGTAAATgtgaacacacacattttttccattaatcACTTTTTATGTTTATGTAACCTAGAGATCTAAATAAATAACACTGATGACAGTAAATTTTTTTACAGTATGTtcagttcatttacattttcttctttccttctttcttaaacATTAAGGTCTCCAAGGAGATCACTAAGTCCACGGAGGTCCCCAAGAAGATCAAGAAGTAGAAGCCATCATCGGGAGGGCCATGGGTGTTCTAGTTTTGACCGAgaattagaaagagagaaagaacgcCAGCGACTAGAGCGCGAagctaaagagagagagaaagaaaggcgaAGATCCCGAAGTATTGATCGGGGGCTAGAGCGCAGGCATAGCAGGAGTAGGGAGAGGCATAGAAGTCGAAGTCGTGACAGGAAAGGAGATCGAAGGGACAGGGAtcgggaaagagagaaagaaaacgaGAGAGGTAGGAGACGAGATCGTGACTACGATAAGGAAAGAGGCGAGGACCGAGAAAAGGACAGAGAGCGATCCAGGGAACGGTCCAAGGAACGGAGAAGTAGGGGTGaggtggaagaaaaaaaacataaagatgaCAAAGATGATAGACGGCATAGAGATGACAAAAAagattccaagaaagagaaaaaacacagtagaagcagaagcagagaaaggaaacacaGAAGTAGGAGTAGAAGCAGGAACGCAGGGAAgcggagcaggagcaggagcaaaGAGAAGGCGAGCAAGCATAAAGGTGAAAGCAAGGAAAAGTCCAGCAAACGGAGTCGCAGTGGCAGTCAAGGGAGGACTGACGGTGCTGAAAAGGCGAGAAAGCGGGAGCGCAGCCCCAGCAGAGAGAAGTCCAGAAGGCGCAGCAGAAGCAAAGAGCGCTCCCACAGGCGGGATCACAGTGACGGCAAGGACCAGTCTGACAGACACGACCACCGGAGGAGCCAAAGCACAGAGCCGGAGAGCCAGGACAAGCAGCACAAGGACAGAGACGAGGCTGTGTGAACATTTCCTGTGAGAGTGGATCACATTGAATCCGACACATGTGTGATTAAATCTGCTTTTTCCCCTTCCCAACTTGAGGTTGTCGCAGTAGTACGCACTCTTCGAGCTCCCTGTAGGCCGCGTTTTCGTTTTCTCCTTCGTGTAGGGAAGTGCCTTTGTAATCCCATCTACTGCATCAATGTTTTCACCCAGTTGTTGAGTTTGGGACCTGGCGTACAGGTCGttcttgcatttttattgtttaattgttTTTGAGGTGTACAGTCTGTACATATGtcctgaaaatgttttaatttctttggcATGGTTGCCATGTTGGTTAAATTTGTATAAGGCAATAAACTGCCACTAATTCTATTTTTGTTCTGTAGGTGTGGGATTATGGTTTGTGTACTGAAGTTCGCATGGCTGTGCTTTTCGTAATAGAATGCTGAAGGCTTGGAGAATGGATCTTGGATGTTTATCATAGGAGAATTATGTGCTTTCAATGTACATGAAGCCCACAGTTGTAGGATTAACATTCTTGTCCACTGTATATTATCTTGGAAGGCTCTTGTTAATGTGTTACACTTAATATTCTCCACAGTTAACTTTAGAGAGAAGTTATGAGTAGTTTCTGATACCAGAGGTTTAAATTAGGCTGTGATTTGATCAAAAGTCCTTTTAGCATTCTACCTCAAAGGGACACTGTTAGTATGCCTAAAATATAttcacttagttttctttttttatttgaaaaaagtacatgacatgtattgttttttttcttgaatttctcagattttaaagtactatattaaaggaaaaaatgtctaaAGCCTGGCATTCGGGCAGCAACCCTACACTGACGTGGAATTGGGAGAGGGTGGGGCGGATGAGTAGAGAAATAGATTCAAGCCTCAAGCTTccaaagcatttttataaatggaaaatacttaaattataaaacagcTTGATAtagtgtcctttttttaaaattcaaaacttttttaTTGATAATGAAGATTGCTGTTTGAGTTTTTAAACTTAATCTAGAACAGAGAAGTATTAAAAGTAATGCTATACTGCATTATTTAAGATTATCGGCAAATTACTTGATAGATTGTTCTTATGACTTGTATTCTGATTACAGAGAAGGATCATGAGTGTGGAATAAATACTGGATTAAATCCTTTATCCTGGTTGTTGGCTTTTCCCCATgtgttaatattttcttgaagTATTTTTGTGGAAACTGGTAAAATGTTAGTAGAGTCACACTTTGTGTAGAGATACATTTCAGTGAATCTTAAGCATGTAGCCTGGGATTGGACATATGCTGATGCTTAGTAATCCTCACTGGAGTTTTCCACGGCAGGTCCCTCTGCCTGCGGGTGTTGTGTTTCCGGATTGTTCTCTGGGTGGGGCGATTACTTAGTTTCATATCAAAGGTGCTTATGGAGGTACTTTGCACTTAGAGTGCATAATTGGACTTAAAGGAACTTCTACaagttaactcatttaattcttggtAGAACACAGGAACGGACACAAAGTGGTTTTGGCCAGATAGTGCCAGGACTGCCATGAGTGTCCCTGAAATCGTCTCGTGTTAGCCTTTGTCCTATCTCACTGTTTCTGTCGGCCAGCTGCCGGCACTCTGCAGCCACCTGGCGAAAGTGTTAAATGGAGCAGACAAGTACTTCTGAGGAGCCCTTCATATGCGGGCCTAACATTTATTTGTACCTACTTAACTCCAGAAAAATCTCATTAAATGAAGAAATTTCTCTATGAAATGctatgggtttttttattttttttaagactagaAGATTTAGTTCTCTTATATTGAGATCAGGTGACTTAACACTAGACACATAGAAAGTAGAaaactattcattttttattattttttactgatgGATTTTAGAgcgagaaacatggatttgttgttccacttatgcattcattgattgctccttgtgtgtgccctgactggggatcgaacccacaaccttggtgaatGGAGGCAgcactccaacccactgacctCTCCAGCCAGAGCCACCTGAAATGTTAATTCCACAGTGTGTTTTATGTAAAATGTGGAAAGAGTTTATTTCAAATGGAGGTGAAAAGTTCTATCACAAGCTGCGTTTGATTTCCTATGACATTTAAAGTTATTTCGAGGAACACTTTCATAGAACATGTAATGATACCAGTTAATGTCAAGTATATTCAGGACCGTGTCTTCCGGCATCCGATAAGATGTGCTGGGTCTTCTGACTTCTGAAGCGATTGTTTTCATTCCCGCATCACTAGCTAGCAACACTCGTTGCTATAGCAAGCATGAGAGCATAAGTACAACCAACTGAAAAATGTTACCATCACAGCTGACTTGAAGTCTACTGTTCTACTTCTCAGCTGTGATGGCTGAGGGATCCTGTGATACGGCCATGGTCCACCGTGGCCACGGTCCACCGTGCATTGGTCCACCGTGCAATGCACGGGAGTGagtgcagggtgggtggggaggtccTTTCAGCCTGCTGCAGACAGGAGTGACACTTGTTCAAGGTGAATGGCCAGCCTCAGCTCCTGAGTCCACCCTTCATGGCTCTCTGTTGTGCCACTGGGGCTGAGCCCTTAATGTTTCCCTTGTTGCCTGCGGGCACAGTATTAGCCTTGTTGGGAGAGGAGGCCGGAGGGATGCTGCTGAAAATAAACTTTGCTTCCTGGTCCTGGCGTTTTATTCCCCCGCAGTGTCCCGGTCCAGGGCACTTCGTGGGAGGGTGTTCCCCAGCAAGTCCTCTGgttgccccctccccagcttcgCCGCAACTCTTGCTGGTGCTTCAGCAGACAACTTCCAAGTATCATGGACACCCCAGTGGGTGGCTTCCTACCTAGTTTTGTACTGGTTTTGTTGACAccccttcctctccagccccagACATCAGTACTTCAGCAAAGAGTGGGTCCCAGTCACTCCCAACGGTCTGAGCATCAGTCTTAGAAGGGAACCTCTTCCAAATTTGTTCCTTCCATACGTCCTCTGTTTAGAGGCAGTGGCTACTCCTTTAGCTACCATTTCTgtgttgcttttttgttgtttattttttatcctcacccaggacatgcttagtgattttagaggaagggagggagggagagaaacattgatcagttgcctcctgtaggcgCCCTGAtcagagaccaaacccacaacccagccatgtgccctgactagggattgaacccatgaccttcagtgtacaggacaatgctccaaccaaatgagccacactggccagggcagaaactCATGATACCAAACTTTCCCTGTTCAGATTACTGTTTCTGTCTCCTACCTTGCCCCTGGCTGATACGGTGGCCTAAGATACTGGTCATAAGGGTGCTGCTTTGTTAGGCTGGTTGGTAACTCCCGATGTGGTCTAGTAGAAAGGGCCCCACCAgaaaattttgttgagaattgtACAAGTGAATCAGTCTGGCTGCTAGAGTTTGGGCTGAGAACAAAGTGAAAATTGTGCAGTCCTTAGAAGAACAGGAAGACTTGCCTGGCTGTCATCTGAGGATGTCCATCCTTTTTTTTCAAGATGGCCTGGGTGTCTCTTGGAATCCACAAGCCTAACTCATTCTTTTACGGGAGCCCCCAGGGTCCCCTGATCAGTGAAGGTCTCACATTTTCTTGACATTTCATTCTTACCCTCTGTACTCAGC
The sequence above is drawn from the Desmodus rotundus isolate HL8 chromosome 12, HLdesRot8A.1, whole genome shotgun sequence genome and encodes:
- the PRPF38B gene encoding pre-mRNA-splicing factor 38B, with translation MANNSPALTGNSQPQHQAAAAAAQQQQQQPCGGGAPTKPAVSGKQGNVLPLWGNEKTMNLNPMILTNILSSPYFKVQLYELKTYHEVVDEIYFKVTHVEPWEKGSRKTAGQTGMCGGVRGVGTGGIVSTAFCLLYKLFTLKLTRKQVMGLITHTDSPYIRALGFMYIRYTQPPTDLWDWFESFLDDEEDLDVKAGGGCVMTIGEMLRSFLTKLEWFSTLFPRIPVPVQKNIDQQIKTRPRKIKKDGKEGAEEIDRHVERRRSRSPRRSLSPRRSPRRSRSRSHHREGHGCSSFDRELEREKERQRLEREAKEREKERRRSRSIDRGLERRHSRSRERHRSRSRDRKGDRRDRDREREKENERGRRRDRDYDKERGEDREKDRERSRERSKERRSRGEVEEKKHKDDKDDRRHRDDKKDSKKEKKHSRSRSRERKHRSRSRSRNAGKRSRSRSKEKASKHKGESKEKSSKRSRSGSQGRTDGAEKARKRERSPSREKSRRRSRSKERSHRRDHSDGKDQSDRHDHRRSQSTEPESQDKQHKDRDEAV